The Leadbettera azotonutricia ZAS-9 genome has a window encoding:
- a CDS encoding DNA polymerase Y family protein, translating to MGNISRAVCHLNIIGFRAAVAAQRDTSLRGQPFVIAGATGGRALVLDLSPEAMKEGISPGMALGVAERRVRDLTVLAPDPPAYLTMNRELEKIAALYAPVYENDQFGNLYLDLTGTAGLFGPAADCASRILREMLEQVSIRPAAAVAGNKLICKIATRTIRPTGLIQVQAGAEADFLVHQDLRLLPGMGPGLLRTAAVTGLREIGELAALSDGEAVSLFGKHGRHLRDTARGIDDSPVETVSLGEKRIEKHLDFAEDTLDFDVIRGGLMLLAETGGIEMRGQKWGTAAVLLHIVYADGVRAEGQEKQRRLCITDRDIAAAAERVYLKAVVRRLRIRSITLTLGDLRPLGWSPDLFEIAEDTKQRKLQEAADKVRNKYGPGMLTTAAVYAASRKEPVLSLPSVSNA from the coding sequence ATGGGGAACATAAGCCGGGCGGTATGCCATCTTAATATCATCGGGTTCCGGGCGGCGGTGGCGGCTCAAAGGGATACCAGTCTACGGGGGCAGCCCTTTGTGATTGCGGGGGCCACGGGCGGGAGGGCGTTAGTTCTTGACTTGTCCCCTGAAGCAATGAAAGAAGGGATTAGCCCCGGCATGGCATTAGGGGTTGCGGAACGGCGGGTACGGGATTTGACGGTATTGGCTCCTGATCCTCCGGCATATTTGACTATGAACAGGGAATTGGAAAAAATCGCCGCTTTGTATGCCCCGGTGTATGAGAACGATCAATTTGGTAATTTGTATTTGGACTTGACCGGGACGGCGGGGCTTTTTGGTCCAGCGGCGGATTGTGCAAGCCGCATACTGCGGGAAATGCTGGAACAGGTCAGCATACGCCCTGCGGCGGCGGTGGCGGGTAATAAACTGATCTGCAAGATTGCAACCCGGACTATTAGGCCCACGGGTCTTATACAGGTGCAAGCCGGGGCGGAAGCGGATTTTTTGGTTCATCAGGATTTGCGCTTGCTCCCCGGCATGGGGCCGGGGCTCTTGCGGACTGCGGCGGTTACGGGGCTACGGGAAATTGGGGAACTGGCGGCCTTGTCCGATGGGGAGGCGGTTTCCCTTTTCGGGAAGCATGGGCGGCATCTCCGGGACACGGCACGGGGCATTGACGATAGTCCGGTGGAAACTGTTTCCCTGGGGGAAAAGCGGATCGAAAAACATTTGGACTTTGCCGAGGATACGCTGGATTTTGACGTTATTCGGGGCGGCCTTATGCTTCTGGCGGAAACGGGCGGTATTGAAATGCGGGGGCAAAAATGGGGAACTGCGGCGGTGCTGCTGCATATCGTTTACGCCGATGGGGTCCGGGCTGAAGGACAGGAGAAGCAACGGCGGCTTTGTATTACCGACCGGGACATTGCGGCGGCGGCAGAGCGGGTTTACTTAAAAGCGGTAGTCCGGCGGCTGAGGATACGGAGCATTACGCTGACCCTGGGGGATCTGCGGCCCTTGGGGTGGTCCCCTGATTTATTTGAGATAGCGGAAGATACGAAACAGCGGAAACTACAGGAAGCGGCGGACAAGGTACGGAATAAATACGGGCCTGGTATGCTGAC
- a CDS encoding DUF72 domain-containing protein, translating to MAKIMVGTCGFYYTDWLGSVYPEGTAKKDYLSLYAERFSTVELDYTYYSMPKAENLAKMLVDGGPNLTFSAKAHQSLTHKIDPGHWKGEAETYRGAIDPLLKAGRLEAVLFQFPYSFHYTADNRRYLGDVLSCFQGVPLAVEFRVAEWYHAKVIEGMRKQGAALVSLDMPDLAKLPPAMDVVTAPFAYIRLHGRNAGAWWGSDEVARYDYLYNDRELEAWVDRIKRIEVQADKILVYFNNHARGQAAKNGQSLIEILKRAGGKDMEHGEHKPGGMPS from the coding sequence ATGGCAAAAATTATGGTAGGAACCTGCGGCTTTTATTATACCGACTGGCTGGGATCGGTATACCCGGAGGGGACGGCGAAAAAGGACTATCTATCCCTCTATGCGGAGCGGTTTAGCACGGTGGAACTGGATTATACCTATTACTCCATGCCCAAGGCGGAAAATCTGGCAAAAATGCTGGTTGATGGGGGGCCTAACCTGACCTTTTCCGCAAAGGCTCATCAAAGTCTGACCCACAAAATTGATCCGGGCCACTGGAAGGGGGAAGCGGAAACATACCGGGGGGCTATAGACCCGCTTTTGAAGGCGGGGCGGCTGGAAGCGGTTTTGTTTCAATTTCCGTATTCGTTCCATTATACCGCTGATAATCGGCGGTATTTGGGGGATGTGCTTTCATGCTTTCAGGGTGTGCCGCTGGCGGTGGAGTTCCGGGTAGCGGAATGGTATCACGCCAAGGTGATTGAGGGTATGCGGAAACAGGGGGCGGCGCTGGTGTCGCTGGATATGCCGGATTTGGCGAAACTGCCCCCGGCTATGGATGTGGTTACGGCTCCCTTTGCGTATATCAGGCTCCACGGGCGGAACGCCGGGGCATGGTGGGGGTCTGACGAGGTGGCTCGGTATGACTACCTTTACAATGACCGGGAGCTTGAAGCCTGGGTTGACCGGATTAAACGGATCGAAGTACAGGCGGATAAGATACTGGTGTACTTTAATAACCACGCACGGGGACAGGCGGCCAAGAATGGGCAATCGTTGATAGAGATTTTGAAACGGGCGGGAGGAAAGGACATGGAACATGGGGAACATAAGCCGGGCGGTATGCCATCTTAA